Genomic window (Sparus aurata chromosome 19, fSpaAur1.1, whole genome shotgun sequence):
ACTTCTACTCTTAGGGTTGTTGTCCTCCTTTTTGTCTTTCATGGCTGAAACCCAAAACCTTTAGATTCCTAAACTTAGATTGTTTATGTGACAAACACGTTCAAATTGAGGGGGTACAATTCACGATGTTGTCACGCCATCAACTATTCGGAGactctgttgtgaaattgtCTCACTCATGTTAAGATTTTCTTTAAATAGGTGACCTTTAGTCGGGCAGAGGCAGCAGAGTGCACTCGGTCCCAGTGAGAGGTCTGGGGAGCTGACAGATCTCCCTCCAGCGATCTCGCCTCGTATCGTACTCCAACACACTCTTCACTATCACTTCCTGTCCGTCgctccatctcctccctccgAAGGCCAACAGATTCCCAGACGGCATTGACACCATCCCGTAGTTGTAGGAGCCGATGAGAAGTGGTCGAAGGCGGGTCCAGTGGTCCGCCTGTGAATCGTACCGTTCGATGTCGCAGAAGGGCTCGTACATTCCCAGCAGGGCGTAGATGTGTCCGTGGGCGGTTGCAAGGCGGTGGCTGAACCTGGCGATGGACATGGACGCTCGCTTTTCCCACGCTCTTCCTTTCAGATCCCAGGACATGACTTCCCTGCTGCTTTCTCTGTGGTCACCTTGGTTTTGACTTTGGTTACTTTCATGGTTGTTTCCTGGCAGACCTCCGGACACATAGATGTTGTTGTCAAGCACGGTTGAAGCGTGGCCGTAAAGAGGGCGGGGCATCgtcgctcctctcctccacgCTGCTGACGCCATGTCGTAAAACTCAACAGAAGCTACAGAGgtttgtgtgttggtgtctTTTCGTGTGTGTCGACCCCCGATGGCGTAAATGACGTCCTCGACCACGCAGCAGGTGAACTGCGCCCGTCTCTCCAGCATGGACTCCACCTTCACCCAGCAGTTGAAGCGAGGATCGTATCGCCACACCTGGTTGGATGTTTCCACGGTGACAGACTTTTTCCCATCCTCCTCTCCGTCTTTTACTTGTTCGCCTCCGATCACAAAGAGGAAACCTCCCACCGAGCACACACAGTGATTTCTCAATCGCAGCGGGAGACTCGAGCACAGAGATGAAAACTTCCTGCTTCGGGTATCAAACGCCAGCATCTGCTGTTCGGGCCAATCGGGGCTGGATCCTCCGCCAACCAGCAGCACACGATTGGGCGACGCCCTGAGCGTGGTCTGTCTGCTctgtctgattggctgagctgAACCCAGTTCATGGTACTCCAGCACTCGTGTCAGCTGACTTCTGATCAGAGGTGTGGCCATGGCTTTGTGGGCTCGACTGAGATCAGCGAGGTCCGACGGGGCGACCAATCCGAAGCGCAGGCGACTCAGTAGAAGATTTGATTtcaggagagggaggggcccGTTCTCATTGAGCCAATCCAGAGCCAGCTTTATGAGCTGCACTTCCTTGATACCTGGTATCTCGTCAGCATCCAGCACCGCCATCAGTGACTGGATATTCAGCCTGAGGAGGTCGTCCCTGCTCTCTTGTAGTAGCATCCCCATCTCCATGGCGATGGTTTGATTGGCAGCTTCGAGTGCATCTGCGAGGGCGTAATGCTCGGCTAGGTTAGCATAGCAACAACAGTTCTCGGCGCTCAAACCATCAGTGATAAACTGCTCGCATATCGACACAGCCGGCTCCACCTGCAAGTACCTCGCTGCCTCCAAGACGACAGGAAGTGTCGGCGGTGACACGCTGAGCCAGCCCGAATACAGGAAGTCCAGAATGGCTTCTAAACCCTCAGGTGTTAGCGCCGGAAGGCTAATGGAGTCTGCTAATCTCTCCACGGTAGTCTCTCCGAACAGAGCCCAAAAATACTCGCTGGAACTGGCCAAAAGGGCGCGATGACACGGGAAGGATACACCGCCGGCCTCGAGGACGACATCACACATCTTTCTCTGGGAGCGCAGCCGCTGGAAGCCGGAAAGAAGTCCAGTCCTTTGGGAGGAACTGTAGAGGAGGGAGTAGGTATCCATCCAAAAGATAAGAGGAAGAAAACCAGAGAttgaagagaaaaggaaagaggatTAGCTCCAGAGAAAAAAGCTTTGTCGGCAAGCTGCGAGGAAGCAGCAGCGAGGCAGGAAGTCAGACGAAAGCGAACAAGATGCACAAGAGAACGTTTGACAAGGAGAGCTAGAAAAGAGGATGACAGAAGTAGGAAATGAAGGGAGAAGAAGATTAAAGTGCGTCCTCAGTTGTGGTCTCTCCATCTGTGTTGTTGTCCTGCTCTGTCTGCATGTGACAGGACGACGGGAAGTTTAACAACCACCCCCAAcatccatccacacacactcacattcccCTGAAcctccccccccttttttttggcCCTTGCTCCATCCAAGCCTCCTGTCTGTTCCTATGATGTCCTGGCTTTGTGTTCGTCGGCTGCCCTTTCCCTGCCTCCCTCCGTCCGGGAGGGAGTATCGCCCAAATATATGCATCCAACATACACGGACAACGACCGGGCAGCCTGGCAGGGCTTTCGGTGTCTATCCCGGCGGATGAACTCATGGGTAAATACAGCTGCTATAGTCTGCGATTCAAGATTCCAGGGCACCTATCTGTACCCGAGAatagaaacacagacacagctcGGCGGAGGTTCGTGTCAAACCCCGAGGAAGTTTTGCCAAGCTGTCAAAGATGTTACAAGCGTCAAAAGCAGGAGCAAAGCAGCGAGCCGTGCCCTTTTGGGAGGCAGTTAACCTCATAACGACCTGCTTCAAAATCATGCAGATTGATGTCACGTTATTATTTTTATGCAGAGATAGGAGGAGGCGGCGTGGGCGAGAGAGAAATAATAAAAGGAGAGGATTTGTTTTCGGTATCAGGCTCCGAGTTGTCGGACGTGTTTACAGGCGTCTGATTAATGTCGAGCGCTACTGtctgcctgacacacacacacacacacacgagcatcAATATGCAAACAGCACCGCTTTATTGCGCCCTTACAAGTTCTTGCAGCATTCTCCGCATTTTGCAGTGAGTTATGATCTCCGAGAGGATGCTGGCTCGCACTCAGAGAtaagtgtgtgtgcgagcgtttgtgtgtgtgggtgtgtttgttttagagTTGCACTAGTTCAGAATTCATTGCACAGGCTactcgcaaaaaaaaaacaaaaaaaaaaaacagactcacGCCTTTTTGGAAACCGGAGAGTGTTTTTTAATCTGTACCCACACGATGTCAAATCCTCTCGTATGGTTGTTAAAACACCAGCAGTGTTTCTCTCGAGGCTGAATATTCCACCGTGACCTGATGGAGGCTAAACTTAGctacagctgctctgtgtgcaAGAGGACATGTGATGTGGTGATGTGATGGATTTGTGCTGCAATGTAGAGGGGGTTTGGATTTGGAGGTTTAGGTCAGGATCAAAGTGACGCCCCCTGACTCCGAACCTAAGACCCGGTGATTCTCATTGAACATGCACGGAACACAAGATCCTAACAGCCGGATTGATCAGGGATCAGTCGCGTGAAAAGTGACACTAAGTGAGTCTCCGAGCTAAGTTTTCCatcacagtgaacacacacttttaatTAGCTTTTGTCAGAGTATtcaggagtgttttttttttgtttttttcgatCAGCGCATACATTATGTCGcgctctgtttcctgtcagtctcccgaggagaggaggaaagtcTCTGCGTTTCAACGTGTCACCTCAAAAAACTGAACAGTCACGCCCCGTCGTCTAATTTGGGGAGTCTGACACGGCCGACTGTCGACTTCACCAGCAAGAGGgttcatttctttaaaaaacatgacGAGGAAAACAGTGTatgtttacaaaaacaaaagctctAGCTTATATGCAATTTACATACGTCTATTTTCTGCATGTTTAGATGAACACTCTCACTTCTTAGTCCAAGAAGTCGCTGTTGGGAAGATGCTAGCAAAGCAAAATGCTACATGAAATACAGGTCAGACCCCCGTATTTCActgtatattttaaaatgttaaagttatggctaaaaataacaacagatCTATAAAGTTTCCTGATTTCACATTGCAAATCAACCGCACATTGAAGTGACTGTTGTCAGCACAAGGTCACAGTGATTCAGTCTATATAAAGCACAGAGGTGCTTTgggctaaatgctaatgctagcatgctaaaagCGCTGACAGTGAAAAAGCaatcatgttgatgtttaaCAGGAATAATGTTTACCATGATAACCCACTTACCTTAGCTTAGCACACTTACCAAATGTTCTCTAGATTCtgggtttacttcctggttataTGCACAGTTTCTCATTGCAATATCTTGAGTGGCAACTGAGCAAATCTGGAAGAAACGCTGAGTGGCGCCCTATCCAGCGCTATGATAAATTCAAAATTCAGGATACATCATCCAGGAACCATGAATATCTGCACAAAATGAACTTGTAGATGTTGAGAGAAAGTGGAAAGTTTGACCTTTTGGTGCTCGACCTTACCATTGACACTGGTCCTTACTTTAATCGTAATCCACACCATTTTTGTTGAGATAtgtcagtctggaccaaagtgggggaccaaaaaaccaaacaacatgGCTGTCCTATTAACTGGATCTAAAGATGGACAAACTGACAGCTCCATAAGAGTGAAGCCAAGGAAGTTACATTAAATCTGGATTCAGTGTTGGTtcaaagctgctcagtggcatttTGAAGCCAAAATAGTTCTAAAATACCGGATCTTCTGCGTTGTGGGGCTCATCGAGTGAGTGCACGAGAAACTTCCGCCAACAGAGCGCCCAGCTAACTTAAATAGGGgtaaaatgatttaatcttgCAGCTCTTCTACTTCCCAATGTTATTGGACTACATTGCTTAATTTATGACTGTCAAATAAATAATCTTGGGGGGTTTGTGACGCCCAAAAACAATTCTTTCACACCGTTAGCTTAcaggaaaaagtatttttgggccaCATTGCTTCACGTGACGATGTAACGCTACACGGGCCAatcaaaaaacatcaaatacatTTCTCCCAAAGATGGTTTCTGATATTTGAGGTTGCTGTCATCACGCTGAATCACACTAAATGTTTTTTGATGCTATAAAAAGCTGGTGTGACAAAATGTTCGAGACTTGAGCTCTGCCAGTCATTGAATCAGGCGGGTGTTTGGGCGGGAACTTGATACCCCACCGCAACCCACGCCAAGATGGCAGCGCTATTGGCAGCCTGTCATTTTTGTACAGCGGGAGGATGATTCGGTCAAATTCAAAAGTACCCAACCACTCTTCTGCGTTTCCTGTAACAGCATTCAGTAATAAATACAAACAGTCTGTCGGTTTTTAGAACCATCTTGATTTATTGCAACATTTTTCTAAAGAGTTTCTGGgaattaaaacaatgaaacaacaaaaacattatgaCCCCCCACCCGAAGAAGAAAAGAGGTTCATACAGTCGAACGTTGACGCCATCGAAAGACGAATCATTAAATAGAATGCATCGGTATAAATCAGTACTCAGTCGTTCGAGTCTCGACAGAATGGAAAAGACGTGTCTTCAGGTTGGTCACGATGGAGAAtcggcaacaaaaaaaaatccctctgaACCAGCGATTTCAGgcttaaaacaaaagaaagcaaaaaaaaaatacaactc
Coding sequences:
- the klhl34 gene encoding kelch-like protein 34, whose product is MDTYSLLYSSSQRTGLLSGFQRLRSQRKMCDVVLEAGGVSFPCHRALLASSSEYFWALFGETTVERLADSISLPALTPEGLEAILDFLYSGWLSVSPPTLPVVLEAARYLQVEPAVSICEQFITDGLSAENCCCYANLAEHYALADALEAANQTIAMEMGMLLQESRDDLLRLNIQSLMAVLDADEIPGIKEVQLIKLALDWLNENGPLPLLKSNLLLSRLRFGLVAPSDLADLSRAHKAMATPLIRSQLTRVLEYHELGSAQPIRQSRQTTLRASPNRVLLVGGGSSPDWPEQQMLAFDTRSRKFSSLCSSLPLRLRNHCVCSVGGFLFVIGGEQVKDGEEDGKKSVTVETSNQVWRYDPRFNCWVKVESMLERRAQFTCCVVEDVIYAIGGRHTRKDTNTQTSVASVEFYDMASAAWRRGATMPRPLYGHASTVLDNNIYVSGGLPGNNHESNQSQNQGDHRESSREVMSWDLKGRAWEKRASMSIARFSHRLATAHGHIYALLGMYEPFCDIERYDSQADHWTRLRPLLIGSYNYGMVSMPSGNLLAFGGRRWSDGQEVIVKSVLEYDTRRDRWREICQLPRPLTGTECTLLPLPD